The Mus pahari chromosome 5, PAHARI_EIJ_v1.1, whole genome shotgun sequence genomic sequence CCCTATTACATATGATACACTGTAGCAATCAGGTCAGAATCTCTATTATTCCATACAATATACTCTAGTAACAACTACATGTATCTTGTTTAAATAAAAGTGTTGCTAGATAATAGATAATGAATGATAATAGATAATGAATATAAAGGACAATCttcaataaaatatctaattaggaAAATTATCATTTCATTTCACCTGTGGTATTTTTGTAACTCCTTCAAATACATGCAACCTCCCACTCAATAGTTACagtcataaaagagaaaaataccaaaatatacaTGTCAGTATCATGTGTTCCAAAGGTCCAGCTGTTTACATGCAAAATCTGGGAATGTAGAGCAAAATAAGTataaagggaaaacacacacaagaCTTCAGTGCTGGTTGAATTTTCTCTTGGAAAGCTCTTCTGCAGCTTTAACATGGTCACCTGAAAAAAGCAAGAGAGTGTTGCAGTGCAAGGCAATAAAGAACATTTGAGAATACAGACACCCCCCACCGCCCTCCAAAAAACCCCACCAGAAACAGCCAAAGAGCTCATCGTTCAGAAACACCCTACACCCTACACCAGAAGCTGTTTCCTCTAAGAAGTTGAGTTCTTTCTGAATGCTTTGTCTCCTGCCCTTAGACTCTTCTTTGTGCAAGTATTTATCTTGTTTCTCTGAGGTTTCCTATGAGCCAGAAACCCACAATGAAGTGATGTAGCTGCATCCCACCAAGCATGCGCATGTGTTACAATCCTGCTCTTCGTCTCTAGTCACAACCTAGAGCCTCTGCATGAAAAACAGTCAGGGAAGCTCCTTGGTGTCgctgttctattttattttctcactttaGAGCAGCATTCAAGTGCATAGTCCACGTGATAGATTCCACCTTTTTAGAATAATCATCATTTTCTGCCAtcacatttaataaaattaataatggaAAGCTTTTCACAAAGGCCATACAGAACAATGGTTGCTAACTCACAAGAAATCCCTGTCTCTTTGGAAGAGTGGGAAAATGAACAATTTTGATTATAATCCCATGCCTTTATTGTTCAACTAAACAAGTAAGAATCATAATGTTTTGAATGTAACATACCTGCTGCTTCTAAAACCATACCCATCTatttcataaaaatgcaaaaaaaaggaatttaaatcttgactataaatacattttaaatgcttccCTATAAGGAAAATGCCATCTTTGCTAAAATTGTTTTTCTAGGTGAGAAAGTTCAAGATGAAAGACATGCACAACCCTTTTTCCCCCCAAAGGAACTAGTAGTCATTTAACTTTCCCATTTATTCTAAGTGATCAGTTTAACATATTTCTTTACATATAATTTTCCATATAACTTAAACTATAGGACAAGATCtggaaaaaatacataaaaagagtATGTGgtatttcattaatttaaaaatcctcCTAAGAGTGACAATTTTGTGAATTTAATGTACTTCTCTCTAGAAAGCAATTCTTCAATATCATCactattgtttcttttaaaaaacggACTATGAAATGCCTGagacaaatttaaatatttaatagtgaCGAGTATAATCATAACTGAGGACTTAATTCTAAGAAATCTTTTCAAAATCTCTATTGCATGAGCTGTGTGCTTGGCCAGATCCCGGGACTGAAGGGACATTTACCTGGGCTTTCAGCCTTTGTAGGAATTACGGAGGGAGTTTTTCTGCTCTTCGTAGTCTGCAAATGCAGAAGCAATATGCTCTGACCCGAAAGAGAGAGGTCTGGGGTCCTCATTCATGAAGAAGGTGTTTGGAAGGTTCCCAAGATCAAGTCCTCTGCCCTTAAAGTAGGCCTGGAGGCTTCTGAAAAACTAGAGACAGTGAAAATGTCCAAGGCCTTATGTAAATGAGGAATTCAAATGCTCAGAGCCCAGTCTgcatttcccttcttttcttcttcctgtgacttAAACACTAAACTGGGGGAGCAGAAAGTTAACAATCTAGACTGGCCCATTTCTTCCCCACCCTGCCTGCTTTTGACATGTTGGTTCTCACCAGACAGTTCAGCCCTTTGAGTTGCAGCCCAGGGAAGATATACATTACTAAGTCGAACTtcaggcagagacccacagtgtAGCATTTCTGAGCACCACAGTCAGAGATGTAACCAGACTCCACAGAAATCAGCTCCATTGCCCCTCTGCTTGAAGAGATACCAGTTGCTGTTCTGCCTTAGTTTCCACATAGCCTTCAGCAAATGAGCAGGTGGAAGCTGTGCAGAGTGCTAATGACGGGATTGCCTTAAGTTTGTATTGGTTTAGCTCTCCTTAGAAAAGCTACATTCAAATAGGCATGTCAACATGCTTGCTGATCTAggcatacttttaaaaagagtattttaCTTATCTTTTGAATTCTATTTTCTAGATATCTGTTTGCTTGAAACTGACAACTGTGACAGGGTCAACTTGCAGCTTCTGCAAATAAACATTGCAAATGCTGTTGTGGGATAATCTGTTTTAGCATCTGTTCAATATATACCTTACTAAAGGTGATTCTCTCCtacccccctcctccctttcccctctttccatctcttcctctcctccccttttttCTGAGGGTCCAAACCCAGGTCTCActgcatgttaggcaagctctCTATAACCAAGCTAAGTTCTAATACCATTTTCATGTTGTATGTATATTAAAAACCAATGCTCTAAATTGATGTAGATATAAGTTCACTTACAAACGCAAATGCTGTGTATGTATAAACTCACTTCTAATATAAATTTGTTTCAACACATAGAGACAAGTGTTAGTTGACTAGAGAAATATTAGGATGCCAGCCACCAGGAGAGCAAAGTCTAGTCCTGTCCGGATGAGAATCTTTCCAGCCTTTGGCTGCCTCCTCTGCACCCCTCAGCCAGTGCTCCTGGGTATGTTCTTACCAGTTCTCGGTTTCTGGGGTTGCTCAGTGGCTTCCACGTGTCTTCATTTCTCAGTGTGGCTCCGTGTACGTGGCTAGTCAGTACCAGGGCAGCCAAGAGCATCAGGAGGTGTGCTTTGGACATGGTGCTGTACTACAGAGGGAATAATGGCCACCAAAACagtcagagaaaagaaacagaaacatggatctggaaagataatgaaaaaaaaaatagtatattggTTCACCTAAATTTTATGACCATTTTTAGGTGCAAATGAGGCTCTCCAAATCTAGTGGATTAGCTTAAAGCACTTCTCAATGATGGAAGCCCTTTACTATGCTGAGCAAAACAATTGGGACTATATCTAGAAAGTCTAGGTATACCAGTTGCATCTTTGAAAAAATACACACTTTGTAGTCTCCAAAATAATGCaagcttcaaaataaaaacacaatcttAAATGACCTGTGTCTTAAGTCAGCAGACTCTTTTAGTAGGAATGAAGTGGTAGAGAAATACTTCAGCTGAGGGTATACCTCTGTGGGAGAGTGGCTGTttagcattcacaaagccctgggttcaatcccggTACTACAGAAAGGGAGAAGCAAAAACAGTtgcagaaagaggggaagagaaaaaagaggggaaagaggtgaggaggggcataaagaggaggaggaagaagagaaggagagagaggaggaaaacgaagaatttaaaacaacaaaaagaaaacttaaagtaTCCTAAACTGAGAAATGTCcccaacatatacatatacacatctcagacagacagacacataccacAACAGCATAAGTAGAGATAACTTTCCAACTCTAGTTGTGACATGGAAGCTGAAACACAGAAAAGGAGATAAAGCTTACCAGGAGTTTAGCTCTGCCTGGCCCTGCCTACGATTTGCCAAGGATTCTCAGGCTCTTATAGCCAGTGGACAGGCTGCTACGGGGAGTCACTGACGTGAGCAGAGGCAGTTCAAAAATAATGATTCCATTTTCATCTATGGCACAAAGACCCTTGAGAAGCAGATCTCCCAGCATCTTCAAGGATAACCTATTTATCCTTTAAGTGCACCAGCTGCTTCATGAACCACTGGCCATATTATGtgagttttaaaaacacatgagCCACTTCCATACGGAAAActggctctctctctttcatgtttaGAGTATCACAATGATGAGCTCACCTAATAAGATGGACTTTGAAAGATATTAGCTTTCAAATTAAcagcatattttttttaacaagaatCTCTATTGCAAAAGACAAAATTGCTCTTTTTGACCTACACATGGTGTCTCTTCTTAGAAATAGTGGCATGGTTTACCATAATAGCCCATTCAAAAATGAAGCAACCAGATTGCATAGACTtcacagaaaaaatgaaaaatgactaTACCTACAGCATCCCCTTGCTAAGTAAGCATCACCTGAAGAAAATGGTAAGGTGGAGAAACCGGACTCAGTGGCTTGTGAGTTTGCTCTGGATCTAATGATTCAGAATGAAATTCAGGATAAGCTCATTGTTAAGAAGGCAGGCGATGTGAACTGTAAAATAGAACCACTGGTTGTCacggtagtgcatgcctgtaatctcagtacttggaaggcagagataggcatGGTCAGCCGCTGACAAACAGCACGGGTTACATTTTGAATTTGAGACCTGCCTTGGgtacacgagaccctgtctcaaacaaacaaaaccctggcAATCGCTTTGCCACCTTGTCCACGGATGATTAAATATAACATTCCTTTGTTCATGTTTTGTTCAATCAGcaaatggctttttcttttctcattctttttattttcctcaaacaGAAtctactatgtagtccaggctagcctcaaactttttGCTTCAGTCTGGTGTGTGCAGTAACTACGGTGTGCTACACCTAGATCAATCTTCCTGAGTTCTTGCTGTGTGTGAGGCACTGCAGTGAGTTTTAAGGGCAAAAAGGTAAAGTCCCTGACCCCAAAGGCCAAAGATGGACAGAAGACAACATTTATCCCACTGTTAGTCTATACACTGTTTAGTGGTGACTTTTTTTTCATGATGCTGTCGGTTGAATCCAGGACCTGTACAtaaccctaccactgagctacatgcccagcccTTTGCATTTCTGAGACACAgtcaagctgtccttgaacttgggatcttttttgcctcagcctctggagtcctgggattgcagatttatagcaccacacccagctgatgaTAAGAATTTCCATGGAGAGAAAGTGTAGAATTGGGGATGTGATTCATTTTCAGGGGTCAGGAAAGGCTTGTGTGAGAAAGTGACCTTATATCTAGTCAATTGGTTATGAGTTACCTAGGCaacctcaggaagcagaggaaacaaCTGTCAAGCAAGCTGAGTCTCTGTGCTGAGGGAAGAGTTAACACATTTAAGCAACTGAAAATAGCAGGCCAGAGAGAAACCAGAGTGGGTACCTGGATAGGGATGGAGTGGGGAGAGGCAGTCGGAGCATGCAGTTATTACTGCAAGAAATGTTAACTGACTGAGAGTTTCAAACATCCAAACAGCTTAATCAGACTGACAttgagaggtgggggagagagagagagagagagagagagagagagagagagagNgagagagagagagagagagagagagagagagagagagagagagagagaagcacttcTGGCTGCAGCAGCGGGAAGAGGGGTGTGTGAAGTCAGCTATGTGGCCACGGTGGTACACGCAGATAACATGAGCTCAGACGCAGacgcagaggctggtggatctgaGTGGTATCTGAGAGGTGACGGTGTGAGGGAACAGGGCTAAGGGAAAGGGGTTTTTTCCAAACCAATCCCGGAGTCTGTGGATTGTGCAGCTGTGTGCTTACGATGCCATGCCATTCCCGGAGACACCAGTAACTTGCATGAAGGAATGAAGTTGGGAGTCCCAAGTTGAGTTGAGGAGATCTTGCGATGTAGCAGCAAGGAACAGCACGCAAATGGATATGCAGATCTGGAGCCCAGAGTGTAGTCCGtcacaaaaggaaatgaaagtggTGGCTGGTGTAGAAATTGATCAGACTGTCACAGAAGTTCTAGAAATGAGAGGACCAAGGGGCCTGGAATGTGAATTTGAGAGTATGTAACATTACCTCATACAGGATTTTACAAAGAGACCTTGGAGGCTCGAGGAGAGTAGGGAGCAGGGAGACAGGAGCAGGGTGTTTCAGAAAGGGACTTGCTGGGGACAGAAAGGGAGCACTGAAAAGGTCTGGGGACATCAGAGTTGCACGGGTAGGTGAGGTGAGAGTCTTgaaggaagtggggtgggggggtggagaa encodes the following:
- the C5H2orf66 gene encoding uncharacterized protein C2orf66 homolog; this encodes MLHHVKDFYVSNSWKRENVPQYSTMSKAHLLMLLAALVLTSHVHGATLRNEDTWKPLSNPRNRELFFRSLQAYFKGRGLDLGNLPNTFFMNEDPRPLSFGSEHIASAFADYEEQKNSLRNSYKG